In Tripterygium wilfordii isolate XIE 37 chromosome 15, ASM1340144v1, whole genome shotgun sequence, one DNA window encodes the following:
- the LOC119979858 gene encoding uncharacterized protein LOC119979858 — protein MGSLGEEELIQMVRDFIESSESTSSSSPSDSESPLSHSHQSPYLTLQDILLKSTKSEAEVGEKIFICVQTMGASMEQNVMKKLIVVSLRMAGYDASLCQTLCRTSWVSNFGSPKVFQIKDDYEYIDVVMEEKNGEKATRVILDMDFKSHFMLARPTATYKRLTAILPSVFVGSEEKLNKVISLLCRAAKESLKEKGLHIPPWRKTGYLQSKWLSKNCKKVSVELGVEENEGKSISTNCCPSVFTRVAAPPFVK, from the exons ATGGGCAGTCTTGGGGAGGAAGAGCTAATACAAATGGTGAGAGACTTCATTGAATCATCAGAATCAACTTCAAGCTCCTCACCGTCAGATTCAGAATcacctctctctcactctcatcAATCTCCATATCTCACTCTCCAG GATATTCTTTTGAAATCAACAAAGAGTGAAGCTGAAGTTGgagagaaaatatttatttgtgtgCAAACAATGGGAGCTTCAATGGAacaaaatgtgatgaaaaagTTGATTGTGGTTAGCTTGAGAATGGCTGGTTATGATGCTTCTCTCTGTCAAACTCTCTGTAGAACTTCCTGGGTTTCCAATTTTGGGAGTCCTaaag TTTTTCAGATTAAAGATGATTATGAGTACATTGATGTTGTGATGGAGGAAAAGAATGGTGAGAAAGCAACAAGGGTAATACTGGATATGGATTTCAAGTCTCACTTTATGTTGGCAAGGCCTACAGCAACATACAAACGACTCACAGCGATTCTGCCTTCGGTCTTTGTTGGCAGTGAAGAAAAACTGAACAAAGTAATCTCTTTGTTATGCAGAGCTGCAAAAGAATCATTGAAAGAGAAGGGTCTTCACattcctccatggagaaagaCTGGATACTTGCAGTCAAAATGGCTCTCTAAGAACTGTAAAAAAGTGTCTGTGGAATTGGGTGTGGAAGAAAATGAAGGGAAGAGTATTTCTACTAATTGCTGTCCCTCTGTTTTTACTAGAGTTGCAGCACCTCCATTTGTGAAGTGA
- the LOC120017214 gene encoding vacuolar protein sorting-associated protein 45 homolog isoform X1, which translates to MVLVTAARDYVNRMLQDISGMKVLILDSQTVSIVSVVYSQSELLQKEVFLVELVDSISMSNESMSHLKAIYFLRPTSENIQHLRRQLANPRFGEYHLFFSNMLKDTQIHILADSDEQEVVNQVQEFYADFVAVDSYHFTLNIPSNCSYMIPAVVDPSGLQRFCDRVVDGTAALFLALKRRPVIRYQRTSDVAKRIAQETSKLMYQQESGLFDFRRMEVSPLLLIVDRRDDPVTPLLNQWTYQAMVHELIDIQDNKVDLRSIGKSSKDQQEVVLSSEQDNFFKANMYENFGDIGMNIKRMVDDFQQIAKSNQNIQTIEDMAKFVDNYPEYRKMHGNVSKHVTLVTEMSKIVEERKLMLVSQTEQELACNGGQVAAFEAVTEFLNNENISDIDRLRLVMLYALRYEKESPVQLMQLFNKLASRSAKYKPGLVQFLLKQAGVDKRTGDLFGNRDLLNIARNMARGLQGVENVYTQHRPLLFQTMESITKGRLRDVDYPYVGDHFQQARPQDVVIFVVGGTTYEEARSVALQNASNSGIRFILGGSVILNSKRFIKDLEEAQRITKSSASVV; encoded by the exons ATGGTATTAGTCACGGCCGCACGGGATTACGTTAACCGGATGTTGCAGGACATCTCGGGCATGAAGGTTCTTATACTCGATTCTCAGACG GTCAGTATTGTAAGTGTTGTGTATTCTCAGTCGGAGCTTCTTCAGAAAGAAGTTTTCCTGGTGGAATTAGTAGATTCTATTTCCATGTCCAATGAGTCCATGTCACATCTCAAGGCAATTTACTTCCTACGGCCGACGTCAGAGAATATTCAGCATTTGCGACGTCAGCTAGCTAATCCTAGATTTGGAGAGTACCACTTGT TTTTCTCCAATATGTTGAAGGATACACAGATCCACATCTTAGCTGATTCGGACGAACAAGAAGTTGTTAACCAAGTTCAG GAGTTTTATGCTGACTTCGTTGCAGTTGATTCTTACCATTTCACCTTGAATATCCCCTCAAATTGCTCGTATATGATCCCAGCAGTTGTAGATCCTTCAGGTTTGCAACGCTTTTGTGACCGCGTTGTTGATGGCACTGCAGCACTTTTTTTGGCTTTGAAACGGAGGCCCGTTATACGATATCAAAGGACCTCTGATGTTGCAAAAAGAATAGCACAGGAAACATCA AAGCTGATGTACCAGCAGGAAAGCGGTCTTTTTGATTTTAGACGCATGGAAGTTTCTCCTTTGTTGCTGATAGTTGATAGAAGGGATGACCCTGTGACTCCTTTGCTGAATCAATGGACTTATCAG GCTATGGTTCATGAATTAATTGATATTCAAGATAACAAAGTGGATTTAAGAAGCATTGGAAAATCATCCAAAGACCAACAG GAGGTTGTCCTATCTTCAGAGCAAGATAACTTCTTCAAAGCTAACATGTATGAGAACTTTGGTGATATTGGAATGAACATAAAGCGGATGGTGGATGACTTTCAGCAAATTGCTAAAAGTAACCAGAATATCCAAACCATAG AAGACATGGCTAAATTTGTTGACAACTACCCTGAGTACAGAAAAATGCATGGAAATGTCTCAAAGCATGTGACATTGGTTACAGAAATGAGCAAGATAGTTGAAGAGAGAAAGCTCATGTTAGTGTCACAAACAGAGCAAGAATTGGCCTGCAATGGTGGGCAAGTGGCAGCTTTTGAg GCAGTTACGGAGTTCTTAAACAATGAAAATATTTCTGATATTGACCGTTTACGGCTAGTGATGTTGTATGCTTTGCGCTATGAGAAGGAGAGTCCAGTTCAATTGATGCAGCTTTTCAACAAGCTGGCTTCTCGGTCTGCCAAATACAAGCCTGGG CTTGTCCAGTTCCTCTTGAAGCAAGCGGGTGTTGATAAGCGAACTGGTGATCTCTTTGGAAATCGAGATCTTTTGAATATTGCTCGTAACATGGCACGTGGACTGCAG GGGGTTGAGAATGTCTACACCCAGCATCGGCCTCTTTTGTTCCAAACCATGGAAAGCATAACCAAGGGGCGTCTAAGAGATGTGGATTACCCATATGTTGGAGATCATTTTCAGCAGGCCAG ACCCCAGGATGTggttatttttgttgttggtgGGACGACATATGAAGAGGCACGTTCTGTTGCTCTGCAGAATGCCAGCAATTCCGGAATTCGTTTCATACTTGGTGGATCCGTAATACTCAATTCTAAAAG ATTTATTAAGGACTTGGAAGAGGCCCAGAGGATTACTAAATCCAGTGCGAGTGTCGTCTGA
- the LOC120017214 gene encoding vacuolar protein sorting-associated protein 45 homolog isoform X2: protein MVLVTAARDYVNRMLQDISGMKVLILDSQTVSIVSVVYSQSELLQKEVFLVELVDSISMSNESMSHLKAIYFLRPTSENIQHLRRQLANPRFGEYHLFFSNMLKDTQIHILADSDEQEVVNQVQEFYADFVAVDSYHFTLNIPSNCSYMIPAVVDPSGLQRFCDRVVDGTAALFLALKRRPVIRYQRTSDVAKRIAQETSKLMYQQESGLFDFRRMEVSPLLLIVDRRDDPVTPLLNQWTYQAMVHELIDIQDNKVDLRSIGKSSKDQQEVVLSSEQDNFFKANMYENFGDIGMNIKRMVDDFQQIAKSNQNIQTIEDMAKFVDNYPEYRKMHGNVSKHVTLVTEMSKIVEERKLMLVSQTEQELACNGGQVAAFEAVTEFLNNENISDIDRLRLVMLYALRYEKESPVQLMQLFNKLASRSAKYKPGLVQFLLKQAGVDKRTGDLFGNRDLLNIARNMARGLQGVENVYTQHRPLLFQTMESITKGRLRDVDYPYVGDHFQQARFIKDLEEAQRITKSSASVV from the exons ATGGTATTAGTCACGGCCGCACGGGATTACGTTAACCGGATGTTGCAGGACATCTCGGGCATGAAGGTTCTTATACTCGATTCTCAGACG GTCAGTATTGTAAGTGTTGTGTATTCTCAGTCGGAGCTTCTTCAGAAAGAAGTTTTCCTGGTGGAATTAGTAGATTCTATTTCCATGTCCAATGAGTCCATGTCACATCTCAAGGCAATTTACTTCCTACGGCCGACGTCAGAGAATATTCAGCATTTGCGACGTCAGCTAGCTAATCCTAGATTTGGAGAGTACCACTTGT TTTTCTCCAATATGTTGAAGGATACACAGATCCACATCTTAGCTGATTCGGACGAACAAGAAGTTGTTAACCAAGTTCAG GAGTTTTATGCTGACTTCGTTGCAGTTGATTCTTACCATTTCACCTTGAATATCCCCTCAAATTGCTCGTATATGATCCCAGCAGTTGTAGATCCTTCAGGTTTGCAACGCTTTTGTGACCGCGTTGTTGATGGCACTGCAGCACTTTTTTTGGCTTTGAAACGGAGGCCCGTTATACGATATCAAAGGACCTCTGATGTTGCAAAAAGAATAGCACAGGAAACATCA AAGCTGATGTACCAGCAGGAAAGCGGTCTTTTTGATTTTAGACGCATGGAAGTTTCTCCTTTGTTGCTGATAGTTGATAGAAGGGATGACCCTGTGACTCCTTTGCTGAATCAATGGACTTATCAG GCTATGGTTCATGAATTAATTGATATTCAAGATAACAAAGTGGATTTAAGAAGCATTGGAAAATCATCCAAAGACCAACAG GAGGTTGTCCTATCTTCAGAGCAAGATAACTTCTTCAAAGCTAACATGTATGAGAACTTTGGTGATATTGGAATGAACATAAAGCGGATGGTGGATGACTTTCAGCAAATTGCTAAAAGTAACCAGAATATCCAAACCATAG AAGACATGGCTAAATTTGTTGACAACTACCCTGAGTACAGAAAAATGCATGGAAATGTCTCAAAGCATGTGACATTGGTTACAGAAATGAGCAAGATAGTTGAAGAGAGAAAGCTCATGTTAGTGTCACAAACAGAGCAAGAATTGGCCTGCAATGGTGGGCAAGTGGCAGCTTTTGAg GCAGTTACGGAGTTCTTAAACAATGAAAATATTTCTGATATTGACCGTTTACGGCTAGTGATGTTGTATGCTTTGCGCTATGAGAAGGAGAGTCCAGTTCAATTGATGCAGCTTTTCAACAAGCTGGCTTCTCGGTCTGCCAAATACAAGCCTGGG CTTGTCCAGTTCCTCTTGAAGCAAGCGGGTGTTGATAAGCGAACTGGTGATCTCTTTGGAAATCGAGATCTTTTGAATATTGCTCGTAACATGGCACGTGGACTGCAG GGGGTTGAGAATGTCTACACCCAGCATCGGCCTCTTTTGTTCCAAACCATGGAAAGCATAACCAAGGGGCGTCTAAGAGATGTGGATTACCCATATGTTGGAGATCATTTTCAGCAGGCCAG ATTTATTAAGGACTTGGAAGAGGCCCAGAGGATTACTAAATCCAGTGCGAGTGTCGTCTGA
- the LOC120016298 gene encoding uncharacterized protein LOC120016298 yields MDLVSTSCFKLPGFSLPPRITAGSSSYSLSPCKFFFFCPISRASFSHIPNKCSRIYAKKRKLEPDMVLEQTIVEEVFKDDEDADEVLLDDFENDELLEDDDGDFEDEYLSSEGELYVGDGGEGGGISLAGTWWDKEALAIAEEVALSFNGDLGIYAFRTLSNSIIKVRIEKLSNRSGSPNMEDIEAFSKSYRARLNDAELTKSVPTDLSLEVSSPGLERIVRIPQDLDRFKDRHMYVKYVSEVTTTGSPLESDGVLRLVSFDVENKCCTWGLADIKVNREKAGKGRPLNKKQREWRLDTTFDSLRLVRLYSEF; encoded by the exons atggatTTGGTTTCAACTTCTTGTTTTAAACTTCCTGGATTTTCCCTTCCGCCGCGAATAACCGCCGGGTCGTCGAGTTATTCGCTCTCGCCATgcaagttcttcttcttctgcccgATATCCAGAGCAAGTTTTTCGCATATCCCGAACAAGTGCTCGAGAATTTATGCCAAGAAGAGAAAACTAGAGCCGGACATGGTCCTCGAGCAGACGATTGTTGAAGAAGTGTTTAAGGACGATGAAGACGCAGACGAGGTTCTTCTAGATGACTTTGAAAATG ATGAATTACTGGAGGATGATGATGGTGATTTTGAGGACGAGTATCTGTCGAGTGAGGGTGAGCTCTAC GTTGGAGATGGAGGTGAGGGAGGTGGGATTTCCCTGGCTGGTACATGGTGGGATAAAGAAGCATTGGCAATAGCTGAAGAGGTTGCTCTGTCCTTTAATGGTGACTTGGGAATATATGCCTTCAGGACATTGTCAAATTCTATTATTAAAGTGCGGATTGAGAAGCTTTCAAATAG GTCTGGGTCCCCTAATATGGAAGATATTGAAGCCTTCTCTAAATCTTATAGAGCACGATTGAATGACGCTGAGCTTACCAAAAGTGTTCCTACTGATCTATCACTGGAG GTGTCATCTCCTGGACTTGAAAGGATAGTTCGGATTCCACAAGATCTTGATAGGTTCAAGGATCGGCATATGTATGTGAAATATGTCAGTGAAGTAACTACAACAGGCTCACCTTTAGAAAGTGATGGTGTTCTTAGGCTTGTTTCTTTTGACGTGGAAAATAAATGTTGCACCTGGGGTTTGGCAGACATAAAAGTAAACAGGGAAAAAGCTGGGAAGGGAAGACCGCTTAACAAAAAGCAACGAGAGTGGCGTTTGGATACGACATTTGATTCCTTACGTTTAGTCCGACTGTATTCTGAGTTTTAA